The genomic DNA ATACCCCTAATGTGATATTATCCACCTGCCTATTGCCAAAGCAACTGCCAATGCGTTGCAAAGGATGGACGAACAAATGTATAGGCGAAGGCTTTCATAGACAGCTATAGCAAGCTTGCTGCTCCGCGGACAGATCAGTGCAGGGGTGCTATTGAATATTGCGAAGCGCTTATCTCCGCGGAAATTCCGTGGATGGATACAAGTATACCTGACTCGTATATTCTTCTATCTCCTGCGAGGAGTTGGAAACTTGCTATTATAAAATAGCTCCTCATGAATTATATGGAGAAACTCTTGCGGTCTAAATAGAAAGACTGGTGATATTGTAAGGATAAGGTAGGAGAGATACTATATAATGTACCTCGCCTGGCTGTGGTGACTGTAGTTATCTGATCTTCCCATCTGATTATGATACTAATATCGTTCCCATAAGCACAGCCTATAGAAAGATGCAGTGATGGAGCCTGTGGGACAGCTCGTGAGTGGTTCTGGAGAAGTGCACTGAGATCCTTCAAGTTTACAACTGACGTCTCGTGGTAAGACATTTTTGATGGGAAAGTATTGAACTAATAGAAATTATGCTTGGAATACTCCACTAGCGGTACGTTATTTTTGTTTATAGGTCTAGTACCTTTAGCATTTATTATAGCATTCTCAGTTGAACATGTGCAAGTACCATATTAAGGTTAACCAGAGATAGACATTACGATCACTCGTAGTCTTCACTGCCCTTTGGCTAGCCAGAAATACGGCAACATGAATCCTCATCGGATCTTGTAGACAATCGACAATAGCACGAAGCAGTGATAGGAACATCCGCCTTGAGTAGGGCAGCATCGCGCTGGGTACGGATGAGCAAAGCTTCCGAAGTCTTCCCAGAGCGTACAAAGCATTCGTAAAGCCCATGTAAGCCCCAAACATTGTTGAGCCGCGCACGCCGGCGTGGCAACGTATCAGAAAAACCAAGATCCTCTCTATAAACGacctctgcttctgcaatATTATTTTGCTCCAGCAACAGAGCACCAAGGGCGTGGCGTACCGGCTGCATCCAGGGAGGTGTATCAGTATAAGGCAACGAGTCTTCCAGTTGCACAGCTTTTCTTAAGTTAGAAAATGCTAGGTCATAATTTCCTTTGCGATATTCCAGCTCCCCCTTTAACATGGCTGACGCGATACGTAGGACATCAACTTCCTTGCTAGGCAGGCTATTGAGACGGGTTGCCGGTACTGCAGCCCGCGCAACTTCAAATTGGGCTAGGGCTGTCTCAGCTTCGTCAATACGGTCCAGAACGCCTAATGCAATTCCACGGGCATAGAGAAGCATAGCGATAGTGGAACAGAAAAGCTCACGGTCTGATGGGAGCTCCAACTGCAGGATATCGTCCCACCGGCCGAATCGCACCAGGACATGTGCCAAAGCCCCGAGGTAGCTCTCTGCCCAGTCAGCCATAGGAGGAGATGACACAGATAGAACCTCGGGAGTAAGGATTTCCCAAAGATGCTTAGCAGCCGACAAAGCCTCGGCTTGATACCCAAGCATAATGGCTGCATATAATTTGGCATAAACGTTGTGTGCTCGATACATTATATAGAAGACGGAGCTTGACTCATTATTGGAGAAGTATCGATTATCCGCCAACATAGCATCGTGATTTGAATGCATTGCACGGCAGTAATCACCACAGGCGATATCGATGTGAGTTGCCATATGCATCAGGTGGGAGCCATCGGGGACGAGGTGGCGCAGAGTGTCCGCGGCGGATAATGCCAGCTCGGGGAACGGGGACATCTCCATCAAGTGGATATACATATGGCAGAAAGCAGGATGGGTTTTGCCACTGTCCTTGGCCATAGCAGATTCCAGGACGGCGCGAGCTTCAGTTGTGCAGTTGCTGGTGGGTTTCCCTGTATCCAGATCCCACAGGTCTCGGGCTCTAGTGCAGACTAGTGCTTCGGCAAATAAAGCTACGACATCGAGGTCGTCTCTGTTTGACTCATATACCGATCGCATTGCGTTGGCGTAGGCGTGGTCTAACGGTGTCAAGTCACTCGGAATCTCAAGCGATGGAAACCGTGCTGAAAGAGCATCGCACAAGGCGCGCTCTACGGGGTCAGCCTTTCTGGCCAGCTGTATAGCTCGAGATAgcgctgcttttgctttggGTATGGTTTGTTCCAGGTCCAACCGATCAAATCGAGACCAGGCTTTGTTATAATTAGGGCCTAATGCGTACGCTATTCCCCACCAGGCCATTGCACAACTCGGGGCGTATACTGTTGCTTTTTCAAAGCAACGTACTGCTTCTTCGTGATTGAAGGCGTAAGACCATTGAAGCCCTCGGTTGAACCATAGTTGGGCATCCGGTGACACAGTTGTTATCTGTCGAGAATGTGTACCCAATTCATAGTACTCTTCTGAACGAGCGATCTGGGATGAGTCCATTTTGCTTGTCACTCCTCTGCTCTCCATATATGAATAGCAATCGTCAATGAAGGTGAGACCTGGGTCTTGAAATCGAGAATTGTAGAGGCTGTATGTGTCACAACATTGTGCATGCCTGCGATCCACATATTTGTAATCCGGCCCGGTGGGCAATCGTGGATCCAATCTTCCCTTGAGATATTGTGGCGTTAAACCACAAGATCGATCCCAGTGGGTCCATGGTCGGGGATCCGCAAAGCAGATATCGATTGAAACTCCCTACCAGGAAAAGGTCTACGGCAAGTTTCGCCGTGCGGAACTGGTTTGCCAACGAGTCAATCGTCCCCACATTATCGCCGACACGAAGGAGATAGGGACGCCGAAGTCAATCCCAAACTACCGTCGGAGCTATAAGCCCTAATATGAGTTGGACTATTTAGCAAGGCCTTCGCTATTTTATTCATGTTGTACTTTCATTCCATCAAGAAGGCTCTGAAGTTATAATGTTTAGCGCAATGGAAGACCCAGTTATGAGGCAGCGTGAAAAGACATGTAGGATAATCTCGATTCCTGAGAGATGCAGATGGCGACGGTACCTAAACCAGGTGATAAAGAAGTTGTGGTCAGGTTTCACGTCATGTATCTGAATGGCCGTGACCTTTTCATTCCGCAGGTGATATTTTGTCTACGTGTATACATAATATGACATTTTGCGAACCGAAAGAAGTATTTTCCAACATACATTTGTAGTAAAGTGGTGTTATTGAACCGAGTTAAGGATTCAGCCGTTGGACTTTTATAACATACTAATATATTGCTTATGATTATCTCTTCAAATATATGTCCCAGTGTTCGTATTTATCTAGCAGATTAGTCACTCTACTGGGTCTATCAAAAGCACCAGGCCTGTATTCAGGTTAAACGTCGGGTGAGTGTTCAGCTAAGCCGTCATCCAACATGGCCAGATGAGGATCCTGCCAAAGCTCAGGTAGGAAGCTGAGCTGCATCCCCCAAGAATATAACAGAGGGTTTGGGGACCCGTTTAAACCCGATACTGGTGTTGCTGTACCAGTATCCATTGAGTCACCATGGTTAGAATATGGAAAGCTTGAGCTATCCTCATTGTTCTTGGCTGTAGCTAAAGGTCCAGCGGAGCTTTCTTGAGGGGCGTTTTGTGAAGCAGCAGTTGCATTGTTGACAGCTCGAAGTGCAACTTGGTAATACAGCCGAGTGATATGATAAGGAACGGCACTTTCGCAGTTTGGATCGTGCTTTTCAAAGAACCTGATCACCGTGCCCAGAAGATCTAAATCCTCGCGGGCCTGCGGGGCAGTTTTGTTTTCCAAAATGCTGATAAGTAGGATATCGACGTTCCATGCGATGTGATATACCAGGTATCTATTAAGCCTTTTAGTACTTCCTTCATTGCGGGTGTTTCTACAGGATTGTGGCCACTTACATAGTGAAGGGGTGGCCTTGGTCATGATAGTTCAGTAAGGAAATCGAGGCCCGCGCGGCACTAACGCACAATGCAACACTAGAGATGACCAAGTCACTCTCTTCGTAATGATTCCAGAGAGGGACAGCCTTGCTGAAAACCACGGAGTGAATAGATATAAGAAGTTGAAAGTAACAGAAATGGAGTACGGTTAGAGGCATCAATCGCATGTCATCCAAGCCAGTTAAAGGAGTTTGGGGTCGAGCCATATCAGGAATGTTCTGCCTCCAACTTTGTAACTCTTCATCGAGCTCCATCACTGCGACATATAACTGTTCTGGAGATTGTGCAGACGCCCGTGGCGAGCGAAGCTTGTCATAGACTTTGTTTTGGATATTCGCCAGGATGACCTGCTCACGGAGCCAGTTCATTGTGGATCCATCGTCAAACCTTAGCGTGTTCCGCCCATCTTCGGGATCCTCCTCTGGTAGACAGGAAATCAGGTCGCTCGTAAGTGAGGGCGGCTTTGAATGGTACATGGCCAAGTCTTGGTCGAGTATAAAGGCATGATAGAGCAGTATTTTTTCGTGTAGAGCTGTTGAGCTATCTTGAGGGGGCAGAGGATGGTGGTAGCCAGCCATGAGGATCGACTGAATGGCAGCTCCGAGGACCGTGGCTGAAGGATGGCTTCTTGATGTGTATACAAGGTACATGGTCTATGAACAATTAGCAAGGAAGGTCTCGTTCTAAGGACCAGGATCAGGACCATGAAAAGCATTGTGGCAATGCTAGCCTTATGCGGgctctgcatcatcatcacaggCAGGATACTGAAAGCATTTTCGAAACACTTTTCGGCTGCATCTGGTCGCATATTGTCAAATTTGCGTAGCGATTGGGCTAGAACAATGTTGAAGGCTGCGTATGAGGTGGCATCCAAGAAGGATTGGCCATCGAGATGTCTTTGAAGTATCCCATCTAAGTAATCATCTTCGAATAAATGAAGGGcgttgttgaaggtggtAGCAAAGTCTGGTACATATGAGACTTTTGTGTAATACTGCAAATGCACAGAGGCCATTACCTTTGAAGCATGTTTTGATCATATCATTGGAAGGTAAAGGATGGTTGACCCGCCCTTCGAAGTTTCCCAAAGGTGCTTTTCTTGGAATCTTCAGGCCGGATAGGAGGGAGCTAAAGCTTTCATCGCCTACCAGTGCATTAATCCAACGGATGCCTTCGGGAGAGAGGATAGAGCATGATCCTGTTAAATGGTGTTGCATTAGTTATAGCCGCCATGTTTTGAGCCTTTCTTCCAGTGCTCCAATTACCTATACACAATCTCTCCCCATTCCTGTCCTTCATGTCAAGAGACATCGACCTATCCTCGTGCGAGCAGAGGTTAATAGTTAACGGACTTTGGGTGGGCCCCAGAGAGAGCCCCGTAGTCTGCCGAGTGAATTGTCCCGCCACGTTATGGAGATATTCGCGTCTCATTTGACTAGTGGGTAGATGCATGGATTCCGAGATCAAACGCTCCATGTTCTCCAATCGCTGAGTTAGAGCACGATAGGACCTATGCCACACGATGAGCACGATGTAACCAATTTTCTGGGTATGATGCAGTGCATGAGTGGTACATTCTATGGTTTGGGGGACGCTGCCTTATATTACTGTACTGGCAGCTATCCCCTCGCTCTTTACACCGTGCGCAAGACGGGCGATTCCCGTCGCATCTAACCTAGAACAATCAGGGTTAGAGCGATACGGTCGTAATCCCGAAGGCAGAGTGGACTACCTTGCGCGTACGGCATGGGATGCAAGCCCATCTTGACTTGAGTTCTTTATTTGAGTCTGAATTCTCCATTGTGGAGGCCCAGCACTTGTGTTGTTGgctggaagaaaagattGTCATCGACTTCCGTTAATATAAATTTGGTTTCGAATCGACACCAGATCATCTGACCGCCCCACTTTTTTTCCAGGCGGCCCTTAGGCCATATTCCTATGTCAGTGTTTGTTCCATGTATACTATATTGACTATTGACATAATTCTCTAGGATCGTTAAAGTATGATGTAATACCATCCAACACTTTTGAAAGATCTTTATTCTCTGTCTATGAACATGATTATATAACCGCTTCTCTCACTTCTCTATTCCTCACCCTATCTTTGAGTCTCTTCCTCTACATTCTGAACTTCTTCAGTACTATTATCGCCTTCTTGATCCATATCCACGTTTTCCAGcgcaaagaagagaggaaaagaacgaagaggagaaagtTACCCGAAATGTATTTGACGATAAAGGAGACGATTTGTTGTCGACCTTTTTGAGTATCTGAGTATCGACTCGGAAATCCGAAATAAACGATCTATCGCTCATATCATCGAAGAGTGAGCCAGAATGGATGAAGGAAGTGCTATCACCAACCAGAAAAGC from Aspergillus oryzae RIB40 DNA, chromosome 7 includes the following:
- a CDS encoding uncharacterized protein (predicted protein), coding for MDSSQIARSEEYYELGTHSRQITTVSPDAQLWFNRGLQWSYAFNHEEAVRCFEKATVYAPSCAMAWWGIAYALGPNYNKAWSRFDRLDLEQTIPKAKAALSRAIQLARKADPVERALCDALSARFPSLEIPSDLTPLDHAYANAMRSVYESNRDDLDVVALFAEALVCTRARDLWDLDTGKPTSNCTTEARAVLESAMAKDSGKTHPAFCHMYIHLMEMSPFPELALSAADTLRHLVPDGSHLMHMATHIDIACGDYCRAMHSNHDAMLADNRYFSNNESSSVFYIMYRAHNVYAKLYAAIMLGYQAEALSAAKHLWEILTPEVLSVSSPPMADWAESYLGALAHVLVRFGRWDDILQLELPSDRELFCSTIAMLLYARGIALGVLDRIDEAETALAQFEVARAAVPATRLNSLPSKEVDVLRIASAMLKGELEYRKGNYDLAFSNLRKAVQLEDSLPYTDTPPWMQPVRHALGALLLEQNNIAEAEVVYREDLGFSDTLPRRRARLNNVWGLHGLYECFVRSGKTSEALLIRTQRDAALLKADVPITASCYCRLSTRSDEDSCCRISG
- a CDS encoding fungal specific transcription factor domain-containing protein (predicted protein) yields the protein MAGYHHPLPPQDSSTALHEKILLYHAFILDQDLAMYHSKPPSLTSDLISCLPEEDPEDGRNTLRFDDGSTMNWLREQVILANIQNKVYDKLRSPRASAQSPEQLYVAVMELDEELQSWRQNIPDMARPQTPLTGLDDMRLMPLTVLHFCYFQLLISIHSVVFSKAVPLWNHYEESDLVISSVALCVSAARASISLLNYHDQGHPFTIYLVYHIAWNVDILLISILENKTAPQAREDLDLLGTVIRFFEKHDPNCESAVPYHITRLYYQVALRAVNNATAASQNAPQESSAGPLATAKNNEDSSSFPYSNHGDSMDTGTATPVSGLNGSPNPLLYSWGMQLSFLPELWQDPHLAMLDDGLAEHSPDV